The segment AGGGATCGCGCACAAAGAGCGTCAGGTTCACCGAGCCCAGGCAGCAGCAGCCATAGGGCGGCAGGGGCTGCTCGGCGCAGGGGTTGGTGGCCGCGATGGTCTCGCAGTAGTAGAGGTTGTTGTCGTTGTTGATGCGGTCCAGGAAGAGCACGCCGGGCTCGGCATGGTCGTAGGTGCTGCGCATGATCTGGTCCCACAGCGCGCGCGCGGGCGGCTTGCGGTAGACCCAGAGCCCGTCGCCGCGCTGGTAGGCGCCGGCGGCCTTCTGGGCCTCGCTGGGCTCGGCGCGGTGCACCAGCTCCACCGTCGTGCCCTCGATCACCGCCTGCATGAAGCTGTCGGTCACGCCCACCGAGATATTGAAGTTGCGCAGGTCGCCCTGGTCCTTGGCATGGATGAAAGCCTCGATGTCCGGGTGGTCGCAGCGCAGCACGCCCATCTGGGCGCCGCGGCGCGCGCCCGCGCTCTCCACCGTCTCGCAGCTGCGGTCGAAGACCCGCATATAGCTCACCGGCCCGGAGGCATGGCTGCGCGTGGAGCCCACCCAGGCGCCCTGGGGGCGGATGCGGCTGAAGTCATAACCCACGCCGCCGCCGCGGCGCATGGTTTCGGCGGCCTCGGTCAGGGCGGTGTAGATGCCGGGTTCGCCGTCCTCGGCGGTGGCGATGGAGTCGCCCACCGGCTGCACAAAGCAGTTGATCAGGGTGGCGGCCAGATCGGTGCCCGCGGCCGACAGAATGCGGCCGGCCGGGATGAAGCCGCGGCGCTGGGCGTCCAGGAAACGGGCCGCCCAGGCGGCGCGCTGCTCGAGCGCCTCGGCCTGGGCCAGGGCCTGGGCCACGCGCTGGCGCACCTCGTCCAGCGCCCGCTCCTCGCCCTTGGCGTATTTCTCCTGCAGCACCTCGGCGCTGATTTCCTGGGCCGGCAGGCTGGCCGGGCTGGCCAGGAGCGTGGGACTGAGGAGCTGGGGCTGATCGCTGGACATGGTGGGCAAACTCCTGGCGTCCCCAAAGCCGGGGACGCAACGACGGGGGGGCTGAAAGGCGAGGCGCCGATCTTCAATTCATCTTAGCCAGCCGACCTTGATCCCGCTCATCGAACAAGCCCCGCCTTGACGCCGGCGTGGGGAAGGCGCATGCGCGCCACCCGCGGCGCTCAGATCTGCGAGAGCGGGATGCCCGCGGCGCGTGCGTCGGCGCCCAGCAGCTCGATCAGCGCGCCCAGATCGCGGTCCAGGCGGCGCAGGGTGGCGGCATCCAGCTCGCCCAGGGCCTGGGGCAGCACGCCCTCCACAGGCCCGGGCGCGCGCTTGAGCAGGCGGCTTGCGGCCGGCAGCAGCTGCAGCTGCACAGCGCGGCGGTCCGGCCCGTTGCGCCCGGCCTGCAGCAGCTCACGCTGCACCAGGCTCTTGACCAGATTGCTGGCCGTGGACTGGTGCACGTCCATGGCCCGGGCCAGCTCGCTCACCCCGATGCCGGGCTGATCGCGCACGAGGGACAGGGCCCAGAGCTGGGCGCCACCCAGGCCGGTGCGCTTTTCCATCTGCGCGAAATGGGCGCGCACGGCACTGAAGACCTGGCGGAAGCGGCGCAGCACCTGGGCTGGGGTGGCCGGGCTGGCAGAGGGTTTAGTCATGAGGAGGCTGAGACGGGCCGAGCAGATGCTGCATTTTCTCAAGCAGCACGGCCATCTCCGCCTGGGCCCCCAGAAAGAAGCGGGCGCGGCTGCCCGCGGGCTCGGCGCCCACCCGCACCGTCAGCCAGTGCGGCGCGGCGCGCTCGAAGACCGACTCGTCGTTCACATCGTCGCCCACGAAGAACACGGTCTCGCAGCCGCTGTGGTGCAGCAGGGTCTGCACGGCCAGGCCCTTGTCCGGCGCCTCGCGCAGCACCACATTCACCACACACTTGCCGCCAAAGCGCTGCAGCGCCGCGGGCAGCGGCTGCAGCAGGCGCTCGATCAGGGCCAGTGCTGCCTCGCGGTCACGCGCCAAGCGGTAATGCAGGGCCAGGGACAGGCCCTTGTCCTCCAGCTGCACGCCCAGGGCGCGCAAGCCCTCCTGCTCGGGCGCCAGGCGCTCGCGCAGGGTCTGCAGCGCGCCGGACTCCGGCCGCCAGGCCAGGCCCTCGGCGCCATGGTTGCCGATCAGATAAGCCGGCTCAAAGCCCAGGCGCGGCCGCACATCGGCCACGCTGCGGCCGCTGATCACGGCCAGGGGCAGGCGCTGGGCCAGATCGGCCAGACGGCGCTGCAGGGCGCGCGGCACCTGGGCGTCTTCCGGGCGGGCCACGATGGGCGCCAGGGTGCCATCGAAATCGAAGGCCAGCAGGGCGCGGCGCGCCATCAGCTGGGCCAGGGCACGCTCGCCCGCGGGGCCGAAGAGGTGGTGCTGCGGCGGCGCTGCAGGCGGGGACGGGGGAACGGAACTGCTCATCGGATTCATCGCTCGCTCAGACTCTCTTCCTCGGGATGGTGGGCCAGCACCCGCGCCTCCACCCGCTCGCGCAGGCGCCAGCGGGCGGCGTCGCCGAGCATGCGGCCGGCCCAGCGGTAGACGTTGTCGTCGCGCACCGTCATGCGCAGATTGGCCATGCGCTCGCGCTGCTCGGCCGCGGGCATGGTGAGAGCGCGCTGCAAGGCGTCGGCGCTCTCCTCCACGTGATAGGGGTTCACGATCAGGGCCTCGTTGAGCTCGGCCGCCGCGCCGGCGAAGCGGCTCAGCAGCAGCACGCCCTGCTCGTCGTCGCGCGCAGCGATGAACTCCTTGCAGACCAGGTTCATGCCATCGTGCAGGCTGGTCACCACGCAGACATCGGCCGCGCGGTAGAGCCGGTTCAGCGCCGCCTGGTCGTGGTGCTCGGCCAGCAGATAGATGGGCTGCCAGCGGCTGTCCATGCTGGCGAAGCGCGCATTGACGCGTTCGCTGACGCGATGGATGCGCTGCTGGAAGGCCTGGTACTCCTCCAGCTCGCCGCGCGAGGGCGCCGCCACCTGCACGAGGCTGAAACGCCCCACCCACTCCGGATGCTTTTCCAGCAGGCGCTCCACGGCATGGATGCGCTCCAGAATGCCCTTGGTGTAATCGAAGCGGTCCACGCCCACGGCCAGGCGGTGGCCCGGCGGCAGGCCCAGACGCGCCAGCACCTCGGCCCGGCACTCGGCCACCGGGGGCCAGGCGCCGCGCTCTTCTTCCGTGGGCCAGGCGATGGAGATGGGATAGCTCTCCACCAGGGTGCTCTGGCGCTTGAAGGTGACGATGGAGTGCTCGTGCTCGATGCGCGCCTCCAGGCAGCGGTCCACGGTCTCCAGGAAGTTCTTGCCGTGGTAGCGCGTGTGGAAGCCCAGGATGGTGCTGCCCAGCAGGCCCTCCAGCAGCTCGGCCCGCCAGGGGCAGATGCCAAAGGACTCGGGGTTGGGCCAGGGGATGTGCCAGAAGGTCAGGATGGTGGCGCGCGGCAGGCGCTGGCGGATCAGGGCCGGCAGCAGGGCGAAGTGGTAGTCCTGCACCAGCACCACGGGGTCCTCGCTGCGCGCCTCGGCCACCACGGCCTCGGCAAAGCGCTCGTTGATGCGCTTGTAGGCCTGCCAGTCCGATTCGCGGAACACCGGCCGTACATGGGCCACATGGCACAGCGGCCACAGGCCTTCGTTGGCAAAGCCGTAGTAGTAGCCCTGCTCCTCCTCGGGCGTGAGCCAGATGCGGCGCAGGGTGTAGTCCTCGCTGCCCGGGGGCACGCGCACGCGGTCCTGCGCATCGACCGCGGCGCGGTCCCCGCTGCCACTGCCATGCGCGATCCAGGTGCCCGAGCAGGCACGCATCACCGGCTCCACCGCCGTCACCAGGCCCGAGGCCGGACGGCGGCAGCGCAGGCCGTCCGACCCCTGCTCGTGGATATAGGGCTCGCGGTTGGAGACCACGATCAGCTCGTCGCCGCGCAGCTGGGAGCGCAGCAGGGCGCGCAGACGCTCGGCGTCCCAGTGGTCATCGCGGTCCAGGGAGCGGCGGTAGGCATCTTCCAGATCGCGCAGGCGCTCGCGGAAATCGGCCGCCAGCGGCTCCAGCTCCTTGCTGCGCAGCTGCAGCGGCGTGAGCAGGCCCTCGCCGCGCAGCAGGGCGCGCGCGCCATTGACCCAGCCGCGCCAGCTCAGCTGGGCCACCACCATGGTGATGAAGGCGATCAGCACGCCCAGCACGGTGATGAAGGCGATCAGGTATTTCTGAGTGTCCTGGCTGCGGCGCTCCACAAAGCTCAGGTCGTGCAGCAGCACCAGATCGGCCACATGGCCGCTCTCGGTCTGCACCGGATGCACGCCCACATGCAGGGCGCCGCTGGGCAGGCTCAGGCGCGGCAGAGCCTGCACAGAGAGGCTGCGCGCCCGCGCGCAGTCCAGATCGGCCGGAAAGGCCGGGCTGCGCTGCAGCACCTGATCCTTCATATCGCACAGGGCCAGGGCGTAGAGCCGCTCGTCGCGCACCGCGCGGCCGAACAGGGCCTGCAGCCGCGCGCCGCGGCCATCCTGCAGGGCCTCGCTCAGCGGCTCGGACAAGGCGTTCGCCACCAGGGTGCCGCGCAAGCTCAGGTCGCGCGCAAACCAGCGCAGGGTCAGGCTGTCCAGCAGGGGCAGGGTCAGGTAGGCCGCCGCCACCAGGGTCAGCACCAGGGGCAGCAGAAAGCGGAACTGCAGGCGCAAGGTGTTCATCATGGGCGGGTGGCGCCGACCGAGTGCCGCGGCGGGCTGGTCGAAACGATCGCTTGCAAATACATTTGCCCAAATGTACACGGATGCGTCGCACCAGCGGTTACCAGCCGCTACAGACCGCACAAGCCTGGAGAACTAGCATGAAACCCACGATGACGCCTCAAGCCGCCGCCAGCCTGGACCTGGCCCTGATCGGCAATTGCGCGATCAATGCCCTGGTGGATGCGCAGGCTCGCATCGTCTGGTGCTGCATGCCGCGCCCCGATGCCGACCCGCTCTTTCACGCCCTGCTCGATTCCCCCGAAGGCATCCAGCACGAGGGCTTCTTCGCCATCGAGCTGGAGGGCCAGGTGCGCAGCCACCAGCACTATGTGCCGGGCACGGCGGTGCTGCGCACCGAGCTGCACGACGCGCAGGGCAATGCCATCGAGGTGATCGACTTCGCCCCGCGCCACCGCAGCCGGGACCGCATGTTCCGCCCGGCCCAGCTGGTGCGGCGCGTGCGGCCGCTCAGCGGCCGGCCTCGCATCCGCGTGCGGCTGCGGCCGCGCGCCGCCTGGGGCCAGGAGACGCCGCAGCTCACGCGCGGCAGCAACCATCTGCGCTTCGTCAGCTCGGCCTGGACCTGGCGGCTCAACACCACCATGCCGCTGAGCTATCTGGTAGACGAGACCTGCTTCCATCTGCACGGGCCCATGAGCCTGCTCTTCGGACCCGACGAAACCCTGAGCGGCGGCATCGAGGAGACGGCCCGGCAGTTCGAAGAAGACACCCTGGCCTACTGGCGCCACTGGACCTCGCGCCTGGCCCTGCCCCTGGAGTGGCAGGAGGCGGTGATCCGCGCCGCCATCACGCTCAAGCTCTGCCAGTACGAGGAAACGGGCGCCATCCTGGCCGCCGTGACCACCAGCATTCCCGAGGCGCCGGGCAGCCAGCGCAACTGGGACTACCGCTACTGCTGGCTGCGCGACGCCTTCTTCGTGGTGCGCGCGCTCAACAGCCTGGCCGAGATCGGCACCATGGAGGACTATCTGCGCTGGCTGCAGAACGTGGTGCAGGGCAACCCCGCCCATGTGCAGCCGCTCTACGGCATCGGCCTGGAGGCCGCCCTGCCCGAGCGCCTGCTGCAGGGGCCAGGCGCGCCGCGCGGCTACCGCGGCATGGGGCCGGTGCGCGTGGGCAACCAGGCGTACGAGCATTTCCAGCACGATGTCTACGGCAATATCGTGCTGGGCGCGGCCCAGGCCTTCCACGACCACCGCCTGAGCCGGCGCGGTGATGTCGCTGACTTCGCTCTGCTGGAGCATGCCGGCGAGCAGGCCTGGCGCCTGCACGACCAGCCCGATGCCGGCATGTGGGAGCTGCGCACGCGGGCACGCATCCACACCTCCTCCTCCCTGATGTGCTGGGCCGCCTGCGACCGGCTGATGAAGATTGCCCAGGCCCTGGGCCTGCCCGAGCGCGCCGCGCACTGGGCCGCGCGCGCCGAGCACATCCGCGCTCAGATCCTGGCGCAGGCCTGGAACGCCGAGCGCGGCGCTTTTGTCGAGAGCTTCGGCGGCCGCGATCTGGATGCCAGCGTGCTGCTGATGGGCGAAGTGGGCTTCATCGCGCCGCAGGATCCCCGCTTCGTCAGCACCGTCGAAGCGCTGGAGCAGCATCTGTGCGACGGCCCCTTCATGCGCCGCTACGAGGCGGCCGATGATTTCGGCATGCCCGAGACCACCTTCAACGTCTGCTCCTTCTGGCGCATCGACGCGCTGGCGCGCCTGGGTCGCGTCGAGCAGGCGCGCGAGCTCTTCGAGACCCTGCTGCGGCATCGCAACCCCGTGGGCCTGCTCTCCGAAGACCTGGCACCGGCCAGCGGCGAGCTCTGGGGCAACTTCCCGCAGACCTACTCCATGGTGGGCATCATCAACGGCGCCATGCGCCTGTCACGGCCCTGGGATCAGGTGGTCTGAACGGCCGGCACCCGGCTTTTGTGGGGCACCCGGCGCGGTGAATCGCGCTATCCTGCGCGCATCGCCACCGTTTGATGACCAATCCGCGACATGCGTGCCCTGACGCCCGCCCCGACCGAAGCAAGCACTGACATGAGCAGCGCTCTGGCGGCTGCCCGCGCCGCCCTGGACGAGGGCGATGCCCAGCGCTGCCTGCGGCTGGCCGAGCCCTGGCTGCCGCGCGCGGGTGAGCGTGCCCGCGGCCTGATGAGCCAGGCCCTGGCCCAGCTCAGCGAGCGCTGTGTGGCGGCCGGCGATCATGCCCAGGCCCTGCAGCACTT is part of the Shinella sp. XGS7 genome and harbors:
- a CDS encoding MarR family winged helix-turn-helix transcriptional regulator codes for the protein MTKPSASPATPAQVLRRFRQVFSAVRAHFAQMEKRTGLGGAQLWALSLVRDQPGIGVSELARAMDVHQSTASNLVKSLVQRELLQAGRNGPDRRAVQLQLLPAASRLLKRAPGPVEGVLPQALGELDAATLRRLDRDLGALIELLGADARAAGIPLSQI
- the otsB gene encoding trehalose-phosphatase encodes the protein MSSSVPPSPPAAPPQHHLFGPAGERALAQLMARRALLAFDFDGTLAPIVARPEDAQVPRALQRRLADLAQRLPLAVISGRSVADVRPRLGFEPAYLIGNHGAEGLAWRPESGALQTLRERLAPEQEGLRALGVQLEDKGLSLALHYRLARDREAALALIERLLQPLPAALQRFGGKCVVNVVLREAPDKGLAVQTLLHHSGCETVFFVGDDVNDESVFERAAPHWLTVRVGAEPAGSRARFFLGAQAEMAVLLEKMQHLLGPSQPPHD
- a CDS encoding trehalose-6-phosphate synthase, yielding MMNTLRLQFRFLLPLVLTLVAAAYLTLPLLDSLTLRWFARDLSLRGTLVANALSEPLSEALQDGRGARLQALFGRAVRDERLYALALCDMKDQVLQRSPAFPADLDCARARSLSVQALPRLSLPSGALHVGVHPVQTESGHVADLVLLHDLSFVERRSQDTQKYLIAFITVLGVLIAFITMVVAQLSWRGWVNGARALLRGEGLLTPLQLRSKELEPLAADFRERLRDLEDAYRRSLDRDDHWDAERLRALLRSQLRGDELIVVSNREPYIHEQGSDGLRCRRPASGLVTAVEPVMRACSGTWIAHGSGSGDRAAVDAQDRVRVPPGSEDYTLRRIWLTPEEEQGYYYGFANEGLWPLCHVAHVRPVFRESDWQAYKRINERFAEAVVAEARSEDPVVLVQDYHFALLPALIRQRLPRATILTFWHIPWPNPESFGICPWRAELLEGLLGSTILGFHTRYHGKNFLETVDRCLEARIEHEHSIVTFKRQSTLVESYPISIAWPTEEERGAWPPVAECRAEVLARLGLPPGHRLAVGVDRFDYTKGILERIHAVERLLEKHPEWVGRFSLVQVAAPSRGELEEYQAFQQRIHRVSERVNARFASMDSRWQPIYLLAEHHDQAALNRLYRAADVCVVTSLHDGMNLVCKEFIAARDDEQGVLLLSRFAGAAAELNEALIVNPYHVEESADALQRALTMPAAEQRERMANLRMTVRDDNVYRWAGRMLGDAARWRLRERVEARVLAHHPEEESLSER
- a CDS encoding glycoside hydrolase family 15 protein, whose amino-acid sequence is MKPTMTPQAAASLDLALIGNCAINALVDAQARIVWCCMPRPDADPLFHALLDSPEGIQHEGFFAIELEGQVRSHQHYVPGTAVLRTELHDAQGNAIEVIDFAPRHRSRDRMFRPAQLVRRVRPLSGRPRIRVRLRPRAAWGQETPQLTRGSNHLRFVSSAWTWRLNTTMPLSYLVDETCFHLHGPMSLLFGPDETLSGGIEETARQFEEDTLAYWRHWTSRLALPLEWQEAVIRAAITLKLCQYEETGAILAAVTTSIPEAPGSQRNWDYRYCWLRDAFFVVRALNSLAEIGTMEDYLRWLQNVVQGNPAHVQPLYGIGLEAALPERLLQGPGAPRGYRGMGPVRVGNQAYEHFQHDVYGNIVLGAAQAFHDHRLSRRGDVADFALLEHAGEQAWRLHDQPDAGMWELRTRARIHTSSSLMCWAACDRLMKIAQALGLPERAAHWAARAEHIRAQILAQAWNAERGAFVESFGGRDLDASVLLMGEVGFIAPQDPRFVSTVEALEQHLCDGPFMRRYEAADDFGMPETTFNVCSFWRIDALARLGRVEQARELFETLLRHRNPVGLLSEDLAPASGELWGNFPQTYSMVGIINGAMRLSRPWDQVV